Proteins encoded by one window of Lemur catta isolate mLemCat1 chromosome 12, mLemCat1.pri, whole genome shotgun sequence:
- the MCIDAS gene encoding multicilin isoform X1, giving the protein MQACGAGAAGRRAFDNICPNRMLGVPGRPLGKPGKLERKFASPRKFFPEYTGCSPVSVYGDTPDAEPATLPALTTIDLQDLADCSSLLGADAPPGGDPAASQNHSLQTEAAFDLQDFRDTVDDLIADSSSLMSPPLVSGDFPFSPCDVSPFGPCLTPPLDPGALQSPSLRRPPDVPPPEQYWKEVADQNQRALGDALVENNQLHVTLTQKQEEIASLKERNVQLKELASRTRHLASVLDKLMISQSRDCGVAAEPFLLKATAKRSLEELFSAAGQDCEEVDAILREISERCDEALQSRNPKRPRLQPGSANTDTRPGNLQGAFRGLRTDCSPSALHLSHSELEEGGSFSTPIRSHSTIRTLAFPQGNAFTIRTANGGYKFRWVPS; this is encoded by the exons ATGCAGGCGTGCGGGGCCGGCGCGGCGGGACGCCGGGCCTTCGACAACATCTGCCCCAACAGGATGCTGGGGGTGCCGGGCCGGCCCCTCGGCAAGCCGGGGAAGCTGGAGAGGAAG TTCGCCTCTCCGCGGAAGTTCTTTCCCGAGTACACTGGCTGCAGCCCAGTGTCGGTGTACGGGGATACCCCGGACGCGGAGCCCGCTACGCTGCCAG CCCTCACCACCATAGACCTGCAGGACCTCGCGGACTGCTCCTCGCTACTCGGGGCCGACGCGCCGCCTGGTGGTGACCCGGCCGCCTCGCAG AACCATTCCCTCCAAACGGAAGCAGCCTTCGATCTGCAGGATTTCAGAGACACGGTGGATGATCTCATTGCAG ACTCGTCTTCTTTGATGTCACCTCCTCTTGTCAGCGGAGACTTCCCCTTTTCTCCTTGCGATGTATCACCATTCGGGCCCTGCCTCACCCCGCCGCTGGACCCAGGAGCCCTGCAGTCACCGTCGCTACGCCGCCCTCCAGACGTGCCCCCGCCTGAGCAGTATTGGAAGGAGGTGGCCGACCAGAACCAGAGGGCGCTGGGGGACGCGCTCGTTGAGAATAACCAA CTGCACGTAACGCTAACCCAGAAACAAGAGGAGATCGCCTCCCTCAAGGAGCGGAACGTGCAGCTGAAGGAACTCGCCAGCCGGACCCGGCACCTGGCCTCCGTGCTGGAT AAGCTGATGATCTCACAGTCCCGGGACTGCGGGGTGGCGGCCGAGCCCTTCCTGCTCAAGGCGACAGCCAAAAGGAGCCTGGAGGAGCTATTCAGTGCTGCAGGGCAGGATTGCGAGGAAGTGGATGCCATCCTGAGGGAGATTTCCGAGCGCTGCGACGAAGCCCTGCAGAGCCGCAATCCCAAACGGCCCCGACTGCAGCCAGGGTCTGCGAACACCGACACCAGGCCCGGGAATCTGCAAGGTGCCTTCCGGGGGCTGCGCACCGACTGCAGCCCGAGCGCACTGCACCTGAGCCACAGCGAGCTGGAGGAGGGCGGCTCCTTCAGCACTCCCATCCGCAGTCACAGCACTATCCGCACCCTCGCCTTCCCTCAGGGCAATGCCTTCACCATCCGCACAGCCAACGGGGGTTACAAATTCCGATGGGTCCCCAGTTAA
- the MCIDAS gene encoding multicilin isoform X2: MTKTWRETRLQVTALEDPASGSGLGRKDSAFTWCSVPLKRRLGGRSGNHSLQTEAAFDLQDFRDTVDDLIADSSSLMSPPLVSGDFPFSPCDVSPFGPCLTPPLDPGALQSPSLRRPPDVPPPEQYWKEVADQNQRALGDALVENNQLHVTLTQKQEEIASLKERNVQLKELASRTRHLASVLDKLMISQSRDCGVAAEPFLLKATAKRSLEELFSAAGQDCEEVDAILREISERCDEALQSRNPKRPRLQPGSANTDTRPGNLQGAFRGLRTDCSPSALHLSHSELEEGGSFSTPIRSHSTIRTLAFPQGNAFTIRTANGGYKFRWVPS; the protein is encoded by the exons ATGACCAAGACTTGGCGGGAAACACGGCTTCAAGTTACTGCTTTGGAAGACCCTGCAAGCGGATCGGGTCTGGGGAGGAAAGACTCGGCGTTCACGTGGTGCTCTGTGCCCTTAAAGCGGCGGCTCGGTGGCAGGTCGGGG AACCATTCCCTCCAAACGGAAGCAGCCTTCGATCTGCAGGATTTCAGAGACACGGTGGATGATCTCATTGCAG ACTCGTCTTCTTTGATGTCACCTCCTCTTGTCAGCGGAGACTTCCCCTTTTCTCCTTGCGATGTATCACCATTCGGGCCCTGCCTCACCCCGCCGCTGGACCCAGGAGCCCTGCAGTCACCGTCGCTACGCCGCCCTCCAGACGTGCCCCCGCCTGAGCAGTATTGGAAGGAGGTGGCCGACCAGAACCAGAGGGCGCTGGGGGACGCGCTCGTTGAGAATAACCAA CTGCACGTAACGCTAACCCAGAAACAAGAGGAGATCGCCTCCCTCAAGGAGCGGAACGTGCAGCTGAAGGAACTCGCCAGCCGGACCCGGCACCTGGCCTCCGTGCTGGAT AAGCTGATGATCTCACAGTCCCGGGACTGCGGGGTGGCGGCCGAGCCCTTCCTGCTCAAGGCGACAGCCAAAAGGAGCCTGGAGGAGCTATTCAGTGCTGCAGGGCAGGATTGCGAGGAAGTGGATGCCATCCTGAGGGAGATTTCCGAGCGCTGCGACGAAGCCCTGCAGAGCCGCAATCCCAAACGGCCCCGACTGCAGCCAGGGTCTGCGAACACCGACACCAGGCCCGGGAATCTGCAAGGTGCCTTCCGGGGGCTGCGCACCGACTGCAGCCCGAGCGCACTGCACCTGAGCCACAGCGAGCTGGAGGAGGGCGGCTCCTTCAGCACTCCCATCCGCAGTCACAGCACTATCCGCACCCTCGCCTTCCCTCAGGGCAATGCCTTCACCATCCGCACAGCCAACGGGGGTTACAAATTCCGATGGGTCCCCAGTTAA